In one Mangrovibacterium diazotrophicum genomic region, the following are encoded:
- a CDS encoding CDP-alcohol phosphatidyltransferase family protein gives MKQLTVRGEKILNVPNFISFYRLLAFPVIFYFALTGQEKWYVILLCISLVSDVLDGNIARFFKLQTNFGAALDNLADICTYAMALLGLFIFKWTDIEPHAWLLYLFLTVFVLSYIVAFTRFGKIPGLHLYSAVSAGYIQSIFFFILFVFGFYTWMYYLAVGWGVIAYVEKIFVLLKLDDIRIGVKGLYWLMKSEKSRQ, from the coding sequence AAGATCCTGAATGTGCCGAATTTTATTAGTTTTTACCGGCTGCTGGCTTTCCCCGTCATATTTTACTTCGCATTAACCGGACAGGAAAAATGGTATGTCATCTTGCTTTGCATTAGCTTGGTAAGTGATGTGCTTGACGGAAATATTGCCCGTTTTTTCAAACTTCAAACGAACTTTGGAGCTGCTCTCGATAACCTGGCCGACATTTGTACTTACGCCATGGCCCTGTTGGGGCTGTTCATCTTTAAGTGGACGGATATTGAACCGCATGCCTGGCTGTTGTACCTATTCCTGACGGTTTTTGTGCTCAGCTATATCGTGGCGTTTACCCGTTTTGGTAAAATACCCGGTTTGCACCTTTATTCGGCTGTTTCGGCCGGCTACATTCAAAGTATATTCTTTTTTATTCTTTTCGTTTTTGGCTTTTACACCTGGATGTATTACCTGGCCGTTGGCTGGGGAGTAATTGCCTATGTCGAAAAGATTTTTGTTCTGCTAAAGCTTGACGATATCCGTATCGGTGTGAAAGGGCTTTACTGGCTTATGAAAAGCGAGAAAAGCAGACAATAA